The Prionailurus viverrinus isolate Anna chromosome X, UM_Priviv_1.0, whole genome shotgun sequence genome segment GAGGGAGACGGCGCCTCGGCCTCGGAGGCGGCGGGACCGGGGCCTCTGCGACCGTCCGCCGGCCCCTCGCCGCCCCCCGGCCTCTCGTGCGACTCGTCCGGAAAACGGTCGCCCGCTCCGGTCCCTACATCGTGCCCCAGACGAACCCCGTCGGAATCACTGGCCGCGACTCGCGCCATCTTGGCCATTGGCCGTGGAGGCCCCGAAGCAGCTCCTGCGCGTGCGCCGCGCTCCGACCTCGGGCTGCGGGGCGCCGGGAGCGGAAGTGCTCCGCTGACCCGAGGGCGGCGCGAGGTCGCGCCGCTTGTTGTCCTCCGACCTGGCTGTCGGGTTCTGGTAGCCAAGTACCGGGAGGCGGAGCGGGCACGGGCcggagggcaggtgggggtgaTGGGTTCGCGCCCCTGCGACCTCGGGGCCCTGGGCTGAGTGTGGGCGACGGGCCGGGGGCGACAGCCAGTGATACTGTCATTGAGTCGTTGGGTCAGGTTCAGCGGCCGTTTGCTGAGTGTCTAGTACGTGCGAGGCGCCCTTGGGTGCACGGTCATCCTCCCGAGGGCTGTGAGTAGGTACTACGATTGTCTTCATTATATCGCGAGAAAGCAAGAACAGAAAGGCTCGTAGCCTGTCCAGAGTCACACGGCTAGAAAACCCCGGGAGATCCTTGTAGCACCTATGCGTTTCTAACGAGCGTTCCCGAAATGTATCAACTTTGTGCTTGCTGTGTGCCTTCCCTGCTAGAACACAGCTCCGCAGGGTCGGGGAACTCTGCTTACTTTGTTCACTGATGTACCTGCAACACGTTGGACAGGcccacagtaggcactcaactTTTTCACTGAATGAATCAAGGCGACAGAGCGGGCAATCAGTTCGAGTCCACAGCTAGGACCCTTATGGGATGACGCAGTGCTTAGCTCCTTGTCTGGTGACAATTAGGCTGCTACTAAGCGTTTACTCTTAACACTGAAACGAGGCCTTGTGGCTGCTTCCATAAAGTATTCCATCTGGGTTTTCCTCGCTTTCACTGCCTCAGAGAGGTTGCTCACTGCATCTCCTGTGCGGTCGTTGTTTCCAGGGTCAGGGCGCATCAGTGAGACCACTGCTCACCTCCTGCGGGCTCCGGCTCAGCCGCCCCTGGGCTTCCTAGTCTACAGAAGAGCCAGTCGAGGCCTCAGAAGGTGAGTTCCCTGGTTCAGGGACAGATGCGGTGCTGTGGCCATGGTCCCAACGGAGATGCGTTTGTCTCTGGATCGTTTGGTCCTGCATCATTAGGAACAAGAGAGCTCTTATCAGAGTCCTAAGAGGAGgagcctcagcccagagcctaggacagagagaggaggctcATAGGACACACCCAGACCCTACGGCAGAGGGAAGAGGCTCACAGGACAAGTGGGAATATTGCACTTCCAGGGTAAGGTGTTCTAATAGctcatctgtttctttaaaaaggttaaaataattttagttacaTAAACACCGTATACTGGACTGTCTCAAATAGTGTAGGGAGCAGCAAAGAACATTTG includes the following:
- the LOC125156954 gene encoding uncharacterized protein LOC125156954; the protein is MAKEGCFHDKRVRARKRLWREQPTLGTVPRKFWEGSAWETLKPPPPPAKPLDQAPPPRWRRPCAAENGSRPHYPFSSREAEGSGERGFGGWRVRGRRRGRRRLGLGGGGTGASATVRRPLAAPRPLVRLVRKTVARSGPYIVPQTNPVGITGRDSRHLGHWPWRPRSSSCACAALRPRAAGRRERKCSADPRAARGRAACCPPTWLSGSGSQVPGGGAGTGRRAGSGRISETTAHLLRAPAQPPLGFLVYRRASRGLRRCPCGVRACLWHRTWVLIS